A window of Hyphomicrobiaceae bacterium contains these coding sequences:
- a CDS encoding carboxyl transferase domain-containing protein, with the protein MRRLSSSINITSERFVRNREAQNARTALLRERMAEATRGGRIDMVERHRARGKLPVRERIDLLVDPGTAFLELSSLAAWGQYGGEVPGAGIVTGIGIVCGLPCMVIANDATIKGGSFYHETVQKHIRAQEIAEQNRLPCLYLVDCGGAYLPEQDRVFPGGRDFGNAFYRQCNMSASGLPQISAVFGGCTAGGAYIPALSDEVIMVRGNARIHLGGPSIVKVAIGEQVDGETLGGAEMHTRVSGVSDHLADDEYHALTLMRDIVASSGQKRTTAPADRPRPPLYDPEQLLGVVSADRREPYDVRELLLRIIDAGEFNEFKPDWGGTLVCGIARIHGYQVGILGNNGALLSESSLKGAQFVSMCDQRSLPLLFLHNVPGFMVGTEAERGGIAKNSAKLVYALSIAKVPKLSLIVGGSYGAGNYGMCGRGFAPRFLFAWPTAEVSTMSADIAANVMMELRLQKGGEQNQMQTELKEIELAVRAQYAEQSSPYYATSRLWDDGLIEPIQTRDVLGLCLGIVTSVPEAGRHTPVFRM; encoded by the coding sequence ATGAGGCGACTTTCTTCATCGATCAACATCACTTCCGAACGTTTTGTTCGCAACCGCGAAGCGCAGAACGCGCGCACAGCGCTTCTGCGCGAGCGTATGGCGGAGGCAACACGAGGTGGTCGTATCGATATGGTCGAGCGGCATCGCGCTCGCGGTAAGTTGCCGGTCCGTGAGCGTATCGACTTGCTTGTCGATCCCGGAACGGCATTTCTTGAGCTTTCCAGCCTCGCCGCATGGGGACAGTATGGGGGAGAGGTTCCGGGTGCCGGTATCGTCACTGGCATTGGGATCGTCTGTGGGTTGCCCTGCATGGTCATCGCGAACGATGCGACGATCAAAGGCGGATCATTCTATCACGAGACGGTGCAGAAACATATTCGCGCCCAGGAGATTGCCGAGCAGAATCGATTGCCGTGCCTTTATCTGGTTGATTGCGGAGGCGCCTATCTGCCCGAGCAAGACCGCGTGTTTCCCGGTGGTCGCGATTTCGGTAATGCCTTTTATCGGCAATGCAATATGTCAGCGTCGGGGCTGCCGCAGATATCCGCCGTATTTGGCGGTTGCACTGCTGGTGGAGCTTATATTCCCGCTCTTTCTGACGAAGTTATAATGGTGCGGGGCAATGCACGCATTCATTTGGGCGGGCCGTCGATCGTCAAGGTCGCGATCGGTGAGCAAGTCGATGGCGAAACTCTCGGTGGAGCCGAGATGCACACTCGCGTCTCCGGAGTAAGCGATCATCTTGCGGACGACGAGTATCACGCCCTCACGCTCATGCGCGATATCGTCGCTAGTTCGGGCCAGAAACGCACAACCGCGCCTGCAGACCGGCCGCGGCCTCCACTGTACGATCCCGAGCAGCTTCTAGGCGTCGTGAGTGCGGATCGCAGGGAGCCTTATGACGTGCGCGAGCTCCTGCTGCGTATCATCGATGCCGGCGAATTCAACGAGTTCAAGCCCGATTGGGGGGGCACATTGGTATGCGGCATCGCACGCATTCACGGCTATCAAGTCGGCATCTTGGGCAACAACGGTGCACTTCTATCAGAGTCTTCGCTCAAAGGTGCGCAGTTCGTTTCGATGTGCGACCAAAGAAGTCTGCCACTTCTCTTCCTGCACAACGTCCCCGGCTTCATGGTCGGCACGGAGGCCGAGCGCGGCGGCATCGCCAAGAATAGCGCCAAGTTGGTCTATGCCTTGTCAATCGCCAAAGTTCCCAAACTTTCGCTGATCGTGGGCGGCTCCTACGGTGCGGGTAACTATGGAATGTGCGGTCGTGGATTTGCGCCGCGCTTCTTGTTCGCATGGCCGACGGCAGAAGTTTCCACCATGTCAGCGGATATTGCAGCAAACGTGATGATGGAGTTGCGCCTACAAAAGGGAGGCGAACAGAACCAAATGCAGACGGAGTTAAAGGAGATAGAGCTCGCGGTGCGTGCACAATATGCGGAACAATCGAGTCCTTACTATGCAACGTCACGGCTATGGGACGATGGTCTGATTGAGCCAATTCAAACTCGCGACGTCCTCGGGCTGTGTCTCGGCATCGTAACGTCGGTGCCCGAGGCCGGGCGCCACACGCCCGTTTTTCGAATGTGA
- a CDS encoding crotonase/enoyl-CoA hydratase family protein produces MTLGMEKTISVDVNALGVATLTLNRAEKHNAINGELIADLGAAVQSLAGDPAVRVVVLTGAGNSFCAGGDFNWFASNVEKTRAERVAESASLAHLLRGLDSLPKPLIGRINGPAYGGGVGLISVCDYTIGVEGSKFGLTEVRLGLLPATISPYVVARIGAAASRETMLSGALFDCARARRIGLLTEVVAPGELDNAVERIVNAHLQAAPGAVADTKRLIAYVARHELDANMIYTADRLADAWETEEGVEGISCFLNRGTPSWRVK; encoded by the coding sequence ATGACCCTAGGCATGGAAAAGACCATCAGCGTCGACGTGAATGCCTTGGGGGTGGCGACCCTGACGCTCAACCGTGCAGAAAAGCACAATGCGATCAATGGAGAGCTGATCGCTGACCTGGGTGCAGCAGTTCAGTCTCTGGCGGGCGACCCAGCCGTTCGTGTCGTAGTGTTGACGGGGGCTGGCAACAGCTTTTGCGCGGGAGGCGACTTCAATTGGTTCGCGTCGAATGTGGAAAAGACTCGTGCTGAGCGAGTGGCAGAGAGCGCGTCGTTGGCCCATTTGCTGCGTGGGCTCGATAGCTTGCCCAAGCCGTTGATTGGACGGATCAATGGTCCGGCCTATGGCGGTGGCGTCGGCCTGATTTCAGTGTGCGACTATACGATCGGAGTCGAAGGTTCAAAATTCGGACTTACGGAGGTCCGACTGGGTCTGCTGCCCGCCACTATCTCACCCTACGTCGTCGCAAGGATCGGAGCGGCCGCCTCGCGCGAGACGATGCTCTCGGGGGCGCTGTTCGATTGTGCGCGTGCCAGGCGCATCGGCCTTTTGACAGAGGTCGTGGCTCCCGGAGAGCTAGACAATGCGGTTGAGCGCATTGTCAATGCACATCTTCAGGCCGCTCCGGGTGCAGTAGCGGACACCAAGCGGCTCATTGCGTATGTCGCGCGTCACGAACTCGATGCCAACATGATCTACACCGCTGACCGACTGGCCGACGCCTGGGAGACTGAAGAGGGAGTTGAAGGCATCAGTTGTTTTTTGAATAGGGGCACACCCTCATGGCGCGTGAAATGA
- a CDS encoding biotin carboxylase N-terminal domain-containing protein gives MSFKRVLIANRGEIARRIHRACTKLGLESVATFSEADRNAPFVAEANHAICIGPPAPLRSYLNVDAILEAAQVVGADAVHPGYGFLSESAEFAHRVTEAGLVFVGPSPEAITRMGSKIEAKAVAEAAGVPVLPGYRGADQSEARLLSEAEGLGVPFIVKASAGGGGRGMRLVTQLGEAIDAIREARAEARAAFGDATVFLERYAPRARHVEVQILGDSYGNIVHLWDRDCSLQRNHQKLVEEAPAPGLPAPLREKMLDAAVSLARAIGYSSAGTVEYLYDFERGDFYFLEMNTRLQVEHPVTEAITGIDLVEWQLRVARGEELPFAQRDIGCSGHAIEIRLAAENPSDRFRPETGTITLWEPPVAPGLRLDSGVETGSVVSHHYDSMVAKLIAKADDREGAIRKAVAALDGFLIGGVGMNIAYQRALLIHPDFAALRHHTAALEQLFPGGWKAPEVDKESQALAVLALHQHLARAEQIDPWHSLGGWRVTDLAGRPGAARYFLVGDQVEELLVVGQKLQMEVRFKEMTPISVEDVQFRDGRLTGRVAGRPFARIVRLERGDMNWRIHLSGRDGVLQVHILTLDDLHGGDAGAASADADTLKAPMPGTVVELSTRRGDLVEQGQTLVVLEAMKLLQNLTAPLSGTVEEIFCSTGDTVSSGASLVRLARKEEI, from the coding sequence ATGAGTTTCAAGCGCGTTCTCATTGCCAATCGAGGCGAGATTGCGCGTCGCATCCATCGCGCCTGTACCAAGCTTGGACTTGAAAGTGTTGCTACGTTTTCCGAGGCCGACCGGAACGCCCCTTTCGTCGCCGAAGCCAATCACGCTATCTGCATTGGCCCGCCCGCACCTTTGCGGAGTTATCTGAACGTCGACGCGATCTTGGAGGCCGCGCAAGTCGTGGGAGCCGACGCGGTACATCCAGGCTATGGTTTCTTGTCGGAAAGCGCCGAATTTGCTCACCGCGTGACCGAGGCCGGGCTCGTCTTCGTCGGTCCGTCACCCGAGGCAATAACGCGGATGGGTTCGAAGATCGAAGCCAAGGCAGTCGCGGAGGCGGCTGGCGTGCCAGTTCTGCCCGGTTATCGCGGTGCAGATCAATCAGAAGCGCGACTGCTTTCAGAAGCCGAGGGCCTCGGCGTGCCATTTATCGTCAAAGCCAGCGCCGGCGGCGGTGGGCGGGGAATGCGGCTTGTCACGCAGCTTGGGGAGGCGATCGACGCGATCCGCGAAGCCAGAGCCGAAGCGCGCGCTGCCTTTGGCGATGCGACCGTATTTCTTGAGCGTTATGCTCCCCGCGCGCGACACGTCGAAGTACAGATCCTGGGGGACAGTTACGGTAATATCGTGCACCTGTGGGATCGCGATTGCTCGCTCCAACGCAACCACCAGAAGCTTGTCGAAGAAGCGCCGGCTCCCGGCCTGCCGGCGCCGCTGCGCGAGAAGATGCTCGATGCCGCTGTAAGCCTCGCCCGCGCTATTGGTTACAGCTCGGCTGGCACTGTGGAATACCTTTACGATTTTGAACGCGGGGACTTCTATTTCCTGGAAATGAATACCCGGCTTCAAGTCGAACATCCCGTCACCGAGGCGATCACCGGCATCGATCTCGTCGAATGGCAACTGCGAGTCGCGCGCGGCGAGGAATTGCCCTTCGCCCAGCGCGACATCGGCTGTTCTGGTCATGCAATCGAGATTCGCCTCGCAGCTGAAAACCCGAGCGACCGATTCCGTCCCGAAACGGGCACAATTACTCTCTGGGAGCCTCCGGTGGCGCCAGGTCTCCGGCTCGACTCGGGAGTCGAAACAGGCAGTGTTGTAAGCCATCATTATGATTCGATGGTCGCCAAGCTCATTGCGAAGGCAGACGATCGTGAAGGTGCGATCCGCAAGGCGGTTGCGGCGCTCGACGGTTTTTTAATCGGGGGCGTAGGCATGAATATCGCCTATCAGCGTGCACTTCTCATTCATCCAGATTTCGCCGCGCTGCGCCACCACACTGCAGCGCTCGAACAGCTTTTTCCCGGTGGATGGAAGGCGCCAGAGGTCGACAAGGAAAGCCAAGCACTGGCTGTGTTGGCGCTGCACCAACATTTGGCCAGGGCCGAGCAAATCGACCCGTGGCACTCCTTGGGGGGATGGCGTGTAACCGATCTAGCGGGCCGCCCCGGCGCGGCACGCTATTTTTTGGTGGGTGACCAGGTCGAAGAGCTCTTGGTGGTCGGGCAGAAGCTTCAGATGGAAGTGCGCTTCAAAGAGATGACGCCGATCTCGGTCGAAGACGTCCAATTCCGCGACGGACGGTTGACCGGGCGCGTTGCCGGCCGACCGTTTGCCCGCATCGTGCGCTTGGAACGCGGCGACATGAACTGGCGCATTCATCTTTCGGGCCGCGATGGCGTGCTGCAGGTGCACATACTCACACTAGACGATCTTCATGGTGGCGATGCCGGTGCTGCTTCAGCTGACGCAGACACTCTGAAAGCTCCAATGCCCGGCACCGTCGTCGAGCTCAGTACCAGACGAGGCGACCTGGTCGAACAAGGTCAGACATTGGTCGTGCTCGAGGCAATGAAGCTATTGCAAAACTTAACCGCACCCTTGAGCGGCACCGTAGAAGAGATTTTTTGCTCGACGGGCGACACCGTGTCTAGCGGTGCCTCCCTTGTCCGATTAGCACGGAAGGAAGAAATATGA
- a CDS encoding acyl-CoA dehydrogenase family protein: protein MNTGHEQTKSTAFPFDEDIEMIRVQLRRFIETEVIPAADAWEEKGVVPREVLRDMGKLGVLGMRYDLEYGGAELDTMASVMLAEELGRSTFGGFSATVLVHTDMASPHLENAGTPEQKARWMPAITSGEKVAAVAVTEPDAGSDVAGMRTRAVKKGSDWVLNGTKMFITNGVYADLYFVAAKTDQEAKGSRGITMFAVEKGAPGFSVSRALKKTGWLCSDTAELVFENVHVPAENVLGEVNRGFYAVMKNFQNERIVLGTLAVAEAQTALNLTVAYVKQRKAFGGVLWDKQAVRQRLANCQAQIEAGRQLAYHAARLDCEGHDCVREVSMVKAYCGELVNRVLYDCIQFHGGMGYMREMAVERMSRDARIHAIGGGASEVMLEEVAKRM, encoded by the coding sequence ATGAATACCGGTCATGAGCAAACGAAATCGACCGCTTTTCCGTTCGACGAAGACATAGAAATGATCCGCGTTCAGCTGCGGCGGTTCATCGAGACCGAAGTCATTCCGGCGGCCGACGCGTGGGAGGAAAAAGGCGTGGTACCTCGCGAAGTCCTGCGCGATATGGGTAAGCTTGGCGTGTTGGGAATGCGCTACGATCTCGAATATGGCGGTGCCGAGCTCGACACGATGGCGAGCGTGATGCTGGCCGAGGAACTGGGGCGCTCCACCTTCGGTGGATTTTCGGCGACGGTTCTGGTCCATACCGACATGGCGTCGCCACATTTGGAGAATGCCGGGACGCCCGAGCAAAAGGCGCGTTGGATGCCCGCTATCACCAGCGGTGAGAAGGTAGCCGCGGTGGCCGTCACCGAGCCGGACGCGGGATCGGACGTCGCGGGTATGCGTACTCGTGCGGTGAAAAAGGGATCCGATTGGGTGTTGAACGGCACCAAGATGTTCATCACCAACGGCGTGTACGCCGATCTGTATTTTGTGGCCGCCAAGACTGATCAGGAGGCGAAGGGCTCCCGCGGGATCACAATGTTCGCCGTCGAGAAAGGCGCACCCGGCTTTTCGGTAAGTCGAGCGCTGAAGAAAACGGGATGGCTGTGTTCGGACACAGCCGAACTGGTTTTCGAGAATGTTCACGTGCCCGCTGAAAACGTGCTCGGTGAAGTCAATCGAGGTTTCTATGCAGTGATGAAAAATTTCCAAAACGAAAGGATTGTGCTGGGCACACTAGCGGTTGCCGAAGCGCAGACAGCTCTGAACTTGACAGTTGCTTACGTTAAGCAACGGAAGGCGTTCGGCGGCGTGCTGTGGGACAAGCAGGCTGTCCGCCAACGCCTGGCTAATTGCCAGGCCCAGATCGAAGCGGGGCGTCAATTAGCTTATCACGCTGCCCGACTGGACTGCGAAGGTCATGACTGTGTGCGGGAAGTTTCAATGGTCAAGGCGTACTGCGGTGAGCTGGTGAATCGGGTTCTCTACGACTGCATTCAATTCCACGGGGGGATGGGTTACATGCGCGAGATGGCGGTAGAGCGGATGTCGCGCGACGCCCGAATTCATGCCATTGGAGGCGGTGCAAGCGAGGTCATGCTGGAAGAGGTTGCTAAACGAATGTAG
- a CDS encoding NUDIX hydrolase yields the protein MTEPAQPRIAATLMLARDGTDGLELFMVVRHHEIEFASGALVFPGGSVDPADFDPRWRNLAVGVDWASDEMLCLMAAAAREAFEECGVLFARGTTRGPLIEGARAEALGRRYRQAIERGAVGFADMIEREGLVAAFDRLVHFAHWITPPHMPKRFDTHFFLAEAPLDHVLRHDGRESVDSIWLTPAHACSEADAGRRTVLFPTQLNLEKVGRHRTVAEAIAAGRDARVVTVRPEPRTTDEGRILRIPMEAGYGAQEFLLIGGHGQPTRIVRRDEGRKA from the coding sequence ATGACCGAGCCCGCACAACCACGAATCGCCGCGACACTCATGCTCGCGCGTGACGGCACGGACGGATTGGAGCTATTCATGGTCGTCCGCCATCATGAGATCGAATTCGCATCAGGGGCTTTGGTATTCCCTGGTGGCTCCGTCGATCCCGCCGATTTTGATCCGCGATGGCGCAATCTAGCAGTGGGTGTAGACTGGGCGAGCGACGAGATGTTGTGCCTCATGGCGGCGGCGGCGCGCGAGGCTTTCGAGGAATGCGGTGTCCTTTTCGCACGTGGGACGACCCGCGGCCCGCTCATCGAGGGCGCGCGCGCCGAGGCGCTGGGCAGGCGTTATCGGCAGGCAATCGAGAGGGGGGCGGTCGGATTCGCCGACATGATTGAACGTGAAGGTTTGGTGGCTGCCTTCGACCGGCTGGTGCATTTCGCCCATTGGATTACGCCACCGCACATGCCTAAGCGTTTTGACACACACTTCTTCCTCGCCGAAGCACCGCTTGATCATGTCCTGCGGCATGATGGACGAGAATCAGTCGATTCCATCTGGCTCACGCCCGCCCATGCGTGTAGCGAGGCCGACGCGGGCCGGCGGACTGTGCTGTTCCCGACGCAATTGAACCTTGAAAAGGTCGGCCGCCATCGAACTGTCGCAGAAGCGATCGCGGCTGGGCGTGATGCGAGAGTGGTGACGGTCAGGCCCGAGCCTCGCACGACCGACGAGGGGAGAATTCTGCGTATTCCGATGGAAGCGGGATATGGCGCGCAAGAGTTTCTGCTGATCGGCGGCCATGGTCAGCCTACCCGCATCGTCAGGCGGGATGAGGGCAGGAAAGCTTAA
- a CDS encoding NAD(P)/FAD-dependent oxidoreductase produces the protein MEAETIPSLSRPEPVAALDWDTIIVGAGLSGLYQLHCLRDRLGMNVKLFEMGTGVGGTWYWNRYPGARFDSESYSYAYSFSQELLDEWDWSEHFAGQPETERYLNYMADKLDLRRSISFSSKVAACHYREDSRLWNVILEDGSRHSCRFLVTAVGPLSAPTYPNVPGRESFAGEAYHTGLWPKHSVTFEGKRVAVIGSGASGVQVITEIAKTAKTLTVFQRRPNWCKPLHNRPISREEMRRLRAWYPEMFSLCDQTSAGFLHTPDGRTTFELSPEEREAFWEKQYQTPGFSMWVGGFKDMMTDRRANEEVSKFVARKIRERVHDPKVADLLIPKDHGFGTRRVPQESGYYEVFNRANVELISILHNPIRRITPTGIELADRSLAFDMIVYATGFDAITGSFDRIDICGLGGRRLKEKWRQALETFLGMMVAEFPNMFMCIGPHSALGNIPRSAEYNVLWVAELIRFLREHGYTFAVPRDEAVEEWTNFVLKTGEGLLSNEVDSWMTGINQNIEGKQKRVVARYSGSAPAFRKKANAVAEGGYSELILA, from the coding sequence ATGGAAGCCGAGACGATCCCCAGCCTGTCCCGTCCCGAACCCGTAGCGGCTCTGGACTGGGACACCATCATCGTTGGTGCCGGCCTGTCCGGACTGTATCAGCTACATTGCCTGCGCGACCGGCTCGGGATGAACGTCAAGTTGTTCGAAATGGGCACCGGCGTCGGCGGTACATGGTACTGGAACCGTTATCCAGGTGCGCGCTTCGATAGTGAAAGCTACTCCTACGCTTACTCGTTCAGCCAAGAACTTTTGGACGAGTGGGACTGGAGCGAGCACTTCGCCGGCCAGCCGGAGACCGAGCGCTATTTGAACTATATGGCGGACAAGCTCGACCTGCGCCGCAGCATCAGCTTCTCGAGCAAGGTGGCCGCGTGCCATTACCGGGAGGACAGTCGCTTATGGAATGTGATCCTCGAGGACGGTTCGCGCCACAGCTGCCGCTTCTTAGTCACGGCGGTCGGCCCGCTCTCGGCCCCGACCTATCCGAATGTGCCCGGGCGAGAGAGTTTTGCCGGCGAGGCCTACCACACAGGATTGTGGCCAAAACATTCGGTGACATTCGAGGGCAAGCGCGTCGCGGTGATCGGGAGCGGGGCGAGTGGCGTGCAGGTGATCACCGAGATCGCCAAGACCGCCAAGACGCTGACGGTGTTCCAGCGTCGTCCCAACTGGTGCAAGCCGCTGCACAACCGGCCGATCTCGCGAGAGGAGATGCGGCGGTTGCGCGCATGGTACCCCGAGATGTTCTCGTTATGCGACCAGACTTCGGCTGGATTTCTTCATACCCCGGATGGCCGCACCACATTCGAGCTGTCACCCGAGGAGCGGGAGGCGTTTTGGGAGAAGCAATATCAGACGCCCGGATTTTCGATGTGGGTCGGCGGCTTCAAGGATATGATGACCGACCGCCGCGCGAACGAGGAAGTGTCAAAATTCGTCGCCAGAAAAATCCGTGAACGCGTGCATGATCCCAAAGTCGCCGACCTGCTGATCCCCAAGGATCACGGGTTCGGAACGCGACGGGTACCACAGGAATCCGGCTATTACGAGGTTTTCAACCGCGCAAACGTGGAACTGATCAGCATTCTCCATAACCCGATCCGACGCATCACGCCGACGGGGATCGAACTCGCGGACCGTAGCTTGGCTTTCGATATGATCGTATATGCGACCGGCTTCGATGCGATCACAGGCAGTTTTGACCGCATCGATATCTGTGGTCTCGGCGGCAGGAGGCTCAAGGAGAAATGGCGACAGGCGCTTGAGACCTTCCTTGGAATGATGGTGGCGGAATTCCCGAATATGTTCATGTGCATCGGACCGCATTCTGCCCTCGGCAACATTCCCCGCTCGGCCGAGTACAATGTTCTTTGGGTAGCCGAGCTAATCCGGTTTCTCCGCGAGCACGGCTATACTTTCGCGGTTCCCCGCGACGAAGCGGTCGAGGAATGGACAAATTTCGTGCTGAAGACCGGAGAGGGCTTGCTGTCCAACGAGGTGGATAGCTGGATGACCGGCATTAACCAGAATATCGAGGGCAAGCAAAAGCGGGTTGTAGCCCGCTACAGCGGTAGTGCGCCGGCCTTTCGCAAGAAGGCCAATGCGGTCGCCGAGGGCGGATATAGCGAGCTCATCTTGGCATGA
- a CDS encoding SDR family oxidoreductase: MDSSPRGPFGFSESELRNCATVFRPDLFKGKTVVVSGAGSGLGRAIASLFARLGASLAICGRNEEKLKSAADHLRGFGGDVLSQRMSIRDPEQVAAFMSAVYERFGRLDILVNNAGGQFPQPALDYSPKGWNAVIDTNLNGTWWMMQAAAKRWVAAKQPGNIVSIVADIWRGLPGIAHSCAARAGVIYLSKSVAVEWAPYNIRVNCVAPGCCKSNGFGNYPPEGAATFEEANPMRRSGDEWDVAEAVVYLAAPSGKFITGEILTVDGGQQMWGDPWPTGRPDYFRIG; this comes from the coding sequence ATGGATAGTTCACCGCGAGGGCCATTCGGGTTCTCGGAATCCGAGTTGCGCAATTGCGCGACGGTTTTCAGGCCCGATCTTTTCAAAGGAAAAACCGTCGTCGTTTCTGGCGCTGGCAGCGGCTTGGGACGGGCAATCGCTTCGCTCTTCGCGCGGCTTGGCGCATCATTGGCGATTTGCGGCCGCAATGAAGAAAAACTGAAAAGCGCTGCGGACCATTTGCGCGGCTTCGGCGGCGATGTCCTGAGCCAGCGGATGAGCATACGCGATCCCGAGCAGGTAGCTGCTTTCATGAGTGCGGTGTACGAGCGCTTCGGGCGGCTGGATATTCTAGTCAACAACGCTGGTGGTCAATTTCCGCAGCCGGCGCTCGACTACTCGCCCAAGGGTTGGAATGCAGTAATCGATACCAATCTTAATGGGACATGGTGGATGATGCAGGCTGCAGCGAAGAGATGGGTCGCGGCAAAACAGCCTGGCAATATAGTAAGCATCGTTGCCGACATCTGGCGCGGCTTACCCGGCATTGCGCACTCCTGCGCAGCTCGCGCCGGCGTGATCTATCTGTCCAAATCAGTGGCGGTGGAATGGGCGCCGTACAACATCAGGGTCAATTGCGTCGCGCCTGGATGCTGCAAAAGCAACGGATTCGGCAACTATCCGCCAGAAGGCGCGGCCACTTTTGAGGAAGCAAATCCGATGCGCCGGTCAGGTGACGAGTGGGACGTTGCCGAGGCCGTTGTTTATCTGGCTGCACCCTCGGGCAAGTTCATCACCGGCGAAATTCTGACGGTCGACGGCGGTCAGCAAATGTGGGGTGATCCGTGGCCGACGGGGCGTCCAGATTACTTCAGAATAGGCTAA
- a CDS encoding ABC transporter ATP-binding protein — protein sequence MAKEFCEAVPILQCTGVERRFGGLIAVTGVDLSVYRGEIFGLVGPNGSGKTTLTNAITGFYPPNKGTIKLDGKDITGTAPHKVAGLGVARTFQNLALFNGMSVLDNILLGRHVHMRPGVIRTALYWWLARPDEMRNREIVEEVVEFLQLESVRDDLVDGIPIGMKKRVELARALVAEPRLLILDEPMAGMNQEEKEYMARFILDARAERGVSVLLIEHSMDVITGICDRVLALNYGEMIATGKPREVVKDQRVIEAYIGVGHAA from the coding sequence ATGGCAAAAGAGTTCTGCGAAGCGGTGCCGATCCTACAATGTACCGGCGTTGAACGTCGCTTCGGCGGTCTAATTGCTGTGACCGGAGTCGATTTGAGCGTTTATCGCGGCGAGATCTTCGGTCTTGTCGGGCCAAACGGTAGCGGCAAGACCACGCTGACAAACGCCATAACCGGCTTTTATCCGCCCAACAAGGGGACGATCAAGCTAGACGGCAAGGACATTACAGGCACGGCGCCCCACAAGGTGGCCGGATTGGGCGTCGCTCGCACATTTCAGAATCTGGCTCTGTTCAATGGCATGAGTGTGCTCGACAACATCTTGCTTGGCCGACACGTCCACATGCGCCCCGGCGTGATTCGCACGGCGCTCTATTGGTGGTTGGCGCGTCCGGATGAAATGCGAAACCGTGAAATCGTGGAGGAGGTGGTTGAGTTTTTGCAACTCGAAAGCGTCCGTGATGACCTTGTCGATGGCATTCCGATCGGAATGAAGAAGCGTGTCGAGCTTGCACGCGCGTTGGTGGCGGAGCCGCGCCTTCTGATCCTCGATGAGCCGATGGCTGGAATGAACCAGGAGGAGAAGGAGTATATGGCAAGGTTCATTCTCGATGCGCGCGCGGAGCGCGGCGTGAGCGTTTTGTTGATCGAACACAGCATGGATGTGATTACCGGCATATGTGATCGCGTGCTGGCATTGAACTACGGAGAAATGATCGCAACGGGCAAACCAAGGGAGGTTGTCAAGGATCAGCGAGTCATCGAAGCCTATATTGGTGTCGGTCATGCGGCATGA